One genomic window of Leptospira paudalimensis includes the following:
- a CDS encoding ChaN family lipoprotein has translation MKVFYKRTFSCFLYSFFVFGLFGQTSPNNLNIIRTKTSESVSLDDIIRETKQYDVIVLGEEHDNQELHRFYEGFLRKLYAIEVVSLSLEMLEKDQQFIVDEYLNGTISESQFLTSIVHWKNFKTDYLPLVNLTKEYQCKVVAANPPRRYVNLISKKGLLAYRDFSPTALTFLPQAYTLEKYLTKEYKQRLTDLFGGIEHSNQHKTNLQYMILGQATWDQGMAEAISSEIHKSGKKVVHLNGRFHSDRNGGVVSRLREMGHSVLVLSGFPKGKEEESDFVKIADFVILTNDR, from the coding sequence TTGAAAGTATTTTATAAGAGAACATTCTCTTGCTTTTTATATTCGTTTTTTGTGTTTGGTTTGTTTGGGCAAACAAGTCCTAACAACCTAAATATCATACGAACCAAAACTTCTGAATCCGTTTCCTTAGATGACATCATTAGGGAAACTAAACAATATGATGTCATCGTACTTGGTGAAGAACATGATAATCAAGAATTACATCGGTTTTACGAAGGATTCTTGCGAAAATTATATGCAATAGAAGTGGTCAGTTTATCACTAGAAATGTTGGAAAAAGACCAACAATTCATTGTGGATGAATACCTCAACGGAACCATTTCAGAGTCTCAATTTTTAACATCCATCGTACATTGGAAAAATTTCAAAACGGATTATTTGCCTCTTGTCAATCTAACAAAAGAATATCAATGTAAGGTGGTCGCCGCAAATCCCCCACGTAGGTATGTAAATTTGATTTCCAAAAAAGGTCTTTTAGCTTACCGAGATTTTTCACCTACTGCATTAACCTTTTTGCCACAAGCCTACACCTTAGAAAAATATCTCACAAAAGAATACAAACAAAGGTTAACTGATCTTTTTGGAGGTATTGAACATTCAAACCAACATAAAACCAATCTCCAGTATATGATACTAGGCCAAGCCACTTGGGACCAGGGTATGGCGGAGGCCATTTCCTCCGAAATCCATAAATCTGGCAAAAAAGTGGTCCATTTGAATGGTCGTTTTCATTCCGATCGTAATGGCGGAGTAGTGTCTAGGTTACGAGAAATGGGCCATTCTGTGTTGGTTTTATCCGGGTTTCCCAAGGGAAAGGAAGAGGAATCAGATTTTGTGAAAATCGCTGATTTTGTAATTTTAACAAACGACCGATAA
- a CDS encoding SPL family radical SAM protein, with protein sequence MFKSFSHIYIEETVADHFRTQEILSKFPNAIKIPIRHYKDSFNRNSQNFRIQKQSPKLVLAEKKDHFLYPGSDFSPNFSHKHFYYNTLALNCIYDCEYCYLQGMFPSANLVLFVNWEDFFTETKKFLDINGSLYLALSYDTDLLALESFFPATKSWIQFASTEPNLTLEIRTKSTNFQSIAHLTPNPNIILAWTISPQIVIDTIEHGTPSLQARIKTMQKTIEAGWKVRVCIDPVLRIPDWKFHYQSLAETLGKELNPEGISELSVGGFRMNLDFLKQITDKRKDSSILFHPFEKKDKIVSYSNEETDEIINVMVPSLEKHFDPSQINLSYP encoded by the coding sequence ATGTTTAAATCATTTTCACATATTTATATTGAGGAAACAGTAGCTGATCACTTTCGAACCCAGGAAATCCTATCCAAATTTCCAAATGCGATCAAAATTCCCATTCGGCATTATAAGGACAGTTTTAATCGTAATTCACAAAACTTTCGAATCCAAAAACAATCACCCAAACTGGTATTAGCCGAAAAAAAAGATCATTTTTTATACCCAGGAAGTGACTTTTCACCTAACTTTTCTCACAAACATTTTTACTATAATACTTTAGCACTCAATTGTATTTATGATTGTGAGTATTGTTACTTACAAGGAATGTTTCCTTCCGCAAATCTCGTGTTATTTGTGAATTGGGAAGATTTTTTTACTGAAACAAAAAAGTTCTTGGATATCAATGGATCTTTGTATTTGGCACTTTCGTATGACACAGATTTGTTGGCATTGGAATCATTTTTCCCTGCAACAAAAAGTTGGATCCAATTTGCTTCAACGGAACCAAATTTAACCCTGGAAATCCGAACAAAATCTACAAATTTTCAATCTATTGCCCATCTAACACCAAACCCAAACATCATCCTTGCATGGACAATCAGCCCGCAAATTGTCATCGATACGATTGAACATGGAACTCCCTCGTTACAAGCTAGGATCAAAACGATGCAAAAAACAATCGAAGCTGGATGGAAAGTAAGAGTTTGTATTGATCCAGTCCTTAGAATTCCTGATTGGAAATTCCATTACCAATCGTTAGCCGAAACATTAGGGAAAGAACTAAATCCAGAAGGGATCAGTGAACTCAGTGTGGGAGGGTTTCGTATGAATCTCGATTTTTTAAAACAGATCACTGACAAACGAAAGGACTCTTCCATTTTATTTCATCCATTTGAAAAAAAAGACAAAATTGTTTCGTATTCAAATGAAGAAACAGATGAGATCATAAACGTAATGGTCCCTTCCTTAGAGAAACATTTTGATCCTTCTCAAATAAATCTGAGTTATCCTTAA
- a CDS encoding glutathione peroxidase has protein sequence MQRKVLFAIFLFVGLNLYAGGKKMSFHNLKSVTIQGKEISLGDYKGHPVLVVNVASKCGYTPQYEGLEKLHLTYKEKGLKVIGFPSNDFGGQEPGTEAQIAEFCKLNFGVSFDLMKKTKVLGNDKDPVFQFLTENAKEKGDVKWNFEKFLIDKNGNVVNRFPSSTKPESVELKTAIESIL, from the coding sequence ATGCAAAGAAAAGTTTTGTTTGCTATTTTTCTATTTGTTGGATTGAATCTGTATGCTGGAGGAAAAAAAATGTCATTTCATAATTTAAAATCTGTAACCATCCAAGGAAAGGAAATTTCTCTAGGTGATTATAAAGGGCATCCAGTTCTTGTTGTGAATGTAGCATCTAAATGTGGTTATACGCCACAATATGAAGGATTGGAAAAACTCCATCTCACATATAAAGAGAAAGGATTAAAAGTGATTGGTTTTCCTTCCAATGACTTCGGTGGACAAGAACCAGGTACGGAAGCTCAAATTGCAGAATTTTGTAAGCTTAACTTTGGGGTCAGTTTTGATCTAATGAAAAAAACAAAAGTTCTGGGAAATGACAAAGATCCAGTGTTCCAATTTTTAACAGAGAATGCGAAGGAAAAAGGTGATGTAAAATGGAACTTCGAAAAATTTCTCATCGATAAAAATGGAAATGTTGTGAATCGATTTCCATCTTCCACTAAACCTGAAAGTGTTGAATTGAAAACAGCCATTGAAAGTATTTTATAA
- a CDS encoding helix-turn-helix transcriptional regulator translates to METRTIRILFLVFYVISLIVWIIEEIYTLTKPPEYFDRFRVIIATIESFIAISSFLVVFILYKELKKEAVENKQAKTQIHDLKRTNRILKNPEIGFWAEAKAQMLEWNLTDAETEIAILLLRGFSQKQIAAVRKKSLRTIENQTASIYEKSSMRGKLEFISFFLTPLLPEED, encoded by the coding sequence ATGGAAACTCGCACCATACGTATCCTTTTTTTGGTATTTTATGTGATTTCATTAATTGTGTGGATCATTGAAGAAATATACACTCTTACAAAACCACCTGAATACTTCGACCGATTTCGAGTTATCATCGCAACCATAGAATCATTCATTGCCATTTCTTCTTTCCTTGTTGTTTTTATCTTATACAAAGAACTCAAAAAAGAAGCCGTGGAAAATAAACAGGCAAAAACACAGATCCATGACTTAAAAAGAACCAATCGAATTTTAAAAAATCCTGAAATAGGATTTTGGGCGGAAGCAAAGGCCCAAATGTTAGAATGGAATTTAACAGACGCGGAAACAGAGATTGCTATTCTTTTGTTAAGAGGTTTTTCCCAAAAACAAATCGCTGCTGTTAGGAAAAAAAGTCTGAGGACAATCGAAAACCAAACCGCCTCTATCTACGAAAAATCTTCTATGAGAGGGAAACTGGAATTTATTTCTTTTTTCCTGACTCCTCTTTTACCTGAAGAAGACTAA
- a CDS encoding nucleoside phosphorylase-I family protein — protein MPSLFFAVLSEAKPWIQKTNAKPVHHSGKFRIYKNDSMYIIISGIGKMAMALAVSELAHLLPKEERDKMKVWNLGIAGSNQPNWKVGEFFWIHKITDFATGKDYYPERITKSVFGMETNLTTFDRPIAKTTTANQFQILSETDLQSVSLVDMEGSGFFEAASLYFPLENISIGKVISDHLEGNFCKPETVESILANVMEPLFFEWTNPLPWVTDDPFESKIWPDIWKEVKELRLTETMKHDLKKSLRFYFLRYPNTNIPLPNLEMVPKIKSKSEVKAFVEDWKKQLHV, from the coding sequence ATGCCATCATTGTTTTTTGCAGTTCTTTCTGAAGCAAAACCTTGGATCCAAAAAACAAATGCAAAACCAGTCCACCACTCTGGTAAATTTCGAATCTACAAAAATGATTCTATGTACATCATCATTTCAGGCATTGGAAAAATGGCAATGGCACTTGCCGTTTCCGAGTTGGCACACCTTTTGCCAAAAGAAGAACGAGACAAAATGAAAGTTTGGAATTTAGGAATTGCTGGTTCCAACCAACCAAATTGGAAGGTTGGTGAATTCTTTTGGATTCATAAAATCACTGACTTTGCCACTGGGAAGGACTATTATCCAGAAAGGATCACAAAATCTGTATTTGGTATGGAAACAAACCTTACAACCTTTGATCGTCCCATTGCCAAAACCACAACAGCGAACCAGTTCCAAATCTTGAGCGAAACGGATTTACAATCGGTATCACTTGTTGATATGGAAGGATCTGGATTTTTTGAAGCGGCATCCCTTTATTTTCCATTGGAAAACATATCGATTGGGAAAGTCATCTCTGATCATTTAGAAGGGAATTTTTGCAAACCAGAAACTGTCGAATCCATATTAGCAAATGTGATGGAGCCATTATTCTTTGAATGGACTAACCCTCTTCCTTGGGTGACGGATGATCCATTTGAATCAAAAATTTGGCCAGACATTTGGAAAGAAGTGAAAGAACTACGCCTAACAGAAACCATGAAACATGATCTTAAAAAATCATTACGATTTTATTTTTTGCGTTATCCAAACACAAACATTCCACTGCCCAACTTAGAAATGGTTCCAAAAATCAAATCGAAATCGGAAGTGAAAGCATTTGTGGAGGATTGGAAAAAACAACTCCATGTTTAA
- a CDS encoding adenylate/guanylate cyclase domain-containing protein produces the protein MKKTFHLVVSFCLLFSIFSCGEVNRNKPIAEKGKIDLSSWDFLRDGNINLDGEWEFYWKETLSGIQIEKELGKEPKFIYQVVPSNWKGVDWFGETLGGYGYATYKLKVIFPENTPTLAFHNLDLSSAYRMYINGKLVVEQGNFGINPNYFEPSYKSILVDLEPVSGETEIVYEISNFHYSKGGFWESMEIGERRKLYDKVNRSYQITSFLAGSIFLWALYHLGLFLMRRQDKASLFIALFSLLIVMRLLTIGERNILDIIPSLPMSALIRLEFATIYISTIVFAYFYRLVFPKTVGQRTMYVLYTLITPFLVSLFLPVSVFTSQIHYFQIFLILVCVRITIAIIMAYRSDTVGAGLSLIGFSFVFGTVVHDILYQNNIINTMNITPFGFLGFILFQGYILSYGFTRAYLSIEKLKESLEISNKELNILKDGLEDIVVERTKELEVSKANIERLNEFAKTLNTSLELDSILNKAFDYLKEEVFCDSMILLLVDSENGKLQYHKALVSSTSELQLESKFRGVSFPLDPSAGLFYHVYKRNRPFRFAKVWESRLNESNQKFIQLIGKNPGMIIPLSSQGKVIAMLAIFSEQKGSSFSKAQLQLVENTAENIATAVTNSILVEEMNREKFIADNARLQMEDAKNEVVKLNEFTKKINSESSLSQIIDEMFDYILKSFEIEATLIQLIDPKKRELYTYKTTIPIYATEEQLHFAKSFRVPLNERGGIIYKTYLRKKTLFVPKPPKTYESELDEQIFSKLSLTSFIAVPLVVQNEVIGIAYFTSYQKPMEVTREVLRRISGFCDQIAGAIQNSLLLQLTEDERKKSERAKAEIQKMNEFAKTINSQNNLENILAEIFGFIRKNYKIENCVLYFLDKEFNEFRYLNHSGFDLLNDENVNFFKTLRFPLKEESGFVYKCYLRKRHFYMKHIPKSMPYQIDKQITEKSGMKGFLISPLVNNDEVVAMAMYGINDETIHFTSEEVDSIVGVSEHIASAINNHFLLKKIEEEKQRSDSLLLNILPKNVAEELQKKGRVNPVEFENVTLLMTSFPGFSQITGQLTPEELIEGLDLYFSRFDEIIKTKGMEKLRMTGDMYLAAGGLPVGNFTHAVDACLAALQIKNEVIRMMEDFKDIPFKPNGITIAIHSGPVVAGVIGKSKFNYDVWGKTVTQTQAIRRGGVGVSINISQETMDKVKRLFHIDNQRMINTYEGEQFPIYELLALKSDLADDSGILPNDKFERLYTQQKRGAKILIK, from the coding sequence ATGAAGAAAACGTTTCATTTGGTTGTATCATTTTGCCTTCTCTTCTCCATTTTTTCCTGTGGAGAAGTCAATCGGAACAAACCAATTGCTGAGAAAGGAAAAATCGACTTATCTTCATGGGATTTCCTTCGTGATGGAAACATCAACTTGGATGGTGAATGGGAATTTTATTGGAAAGAGACTTTAAGTGGCATTCAAATCGAAAAAGAACTAGGAAAAGAACCTAAGTTCATCTACCAAGTGGTTCCATCGAATTGGAAAGGTGTGGATTGGTTTGGTGAAACGCTTGGTGGATATGGATATGCGACATATAAACTAAAAGTAATTTTTCCTGAAAACACACCTACTCTAGCATTTCACAATCTGGATCTTTCCTCTGCGTACCGAATGTACATCAATGGGAAATTGGTTGTGGAACAAGGTAATTTTGGAATCAATCCAAATTATTTTGAACCTTCTTACAAATCCATCTTAGTCGATCTCGAACCCGTTTCTGGAGAAACCGAAATTGTGTATGAAATATCCAATTTCCATTATTCGAAAGGCGGATTTTGGGAAAGTATGGAAATTGGCGAAAGACGTAAGTTATACGACAAAGTCAATCGCAGTTACCAAATCACTTCCTTCTTAGCAGGTAGTATCTTTCTCTGGGCGTTGTATCACTTGGGTTTGTTTCTCATGCGCAGGCAAGACAAGGCTAGTTTGTTCATCGCACTTTTTAGTTTACTCATTGTTATGCGCCTTCTCACGATCGGTGAGAGGAATATTTTGGACATCATTCCATCTCTTCCGATGTCTGCTCTCATTCGATTGGAATTTGCGACGATTTACATATCGACCATTGTTTTTGCATACTTCTATCGATTGGTTTTCCCTAAAACGGTGGGGCAACGGACAATGTATGTCCTCTATACCCTCATCACTCCATTTTTAGTTTCTTTGTTTTTACCAGTCTCTGTATTTACTTCACAAATCCATTATTTTCAAATTTTTCTCATACTCGTTTGTGTTCGCATTACCATTGCTATCATCATGGCCTATCGTTCCGATACTGTCGGAGCAGGTTTATCTCTCATTGGTTTTAGTTTTGTTTTTGGCACCGTCGTACACGATATTTTATACCAAAACAATATCATCAATACGATGAATATCACACCATTTGGATTTTTAGGTTTTATTTTGTTCCAAGGGTATATTTTGTCTTATGGATTCACAAGAGCCTATTTATCGATCGAAAAACTAAAAGAAAGTTTAGAAATTTCAAATAAAGAACTCAATATCTTAAAAGATGGATTAGAAGATATCGTTGTTGAAAGGACAAAAGAATTAGAAGTTTCAAAAGCGAATATTGAAAGACTCAATGAATTTGCAAAAACACTCAACACATCACTTGAGTTAGATAGTATCCTTAACAAAGCTTTCGATTATTTAAAAGAAGAAGTATTTTGTGATTCGATGATTCTTTTACTTGTCGATTCTGAAAACGGTAAACTCCAATACCACAAAGCTTTAGTTTCTTCCACATCCGAATTACAACTTGAATCAAAATTTCGTGGTGTCAGTTTCCCATTAGATCCAAGTGCTGGTTTGTTTTACCATGTTTATAAACGGAATCGACCCTTTCGATTTGCTAAAGTTTGGGAATCTCGTTTAAATGAATCCAATCAAAAATTCATCCAATTGATTGGAAAAAACCCAGGAATGATCATCCCTTTGAGTTCACAAGGGAAAGTCATAGCGATGTTGGCAATTTTCAGCGAACAAAAAGGATCTAGTTTTTCGAAAGCTCAATTACAATTAGTTGAAAATACTGCCGAAAACATCGCTACAGCAGTAACTAATTCCATTCTCGTGGAAGAAATGAACCGAGAAAAGTTCATCGCAGATAACGCTCGTTTGCAAATGGAAGATGCCAAAAACGAAGTTGTCAAACTCAATGAATTCACTAAAAAAATAAACTCTGAATCTAGTTTGTCTCAAATCATAGATGAGATGTTTGATTATATATTAAAGAGTTTCGAAATTGAAGCGACTCTCATACAATTAATCGATCCTAAAAAAAGAGAACTGTATACTTACAAAACCACGATTCCAATTTATGCAACAGAAGAACAATTACACTTCGCAAAATCATTTCGAGTTCCATTAAATGAAAGAGGAGGAATCATATATAAAACGTATTTGCGTAAAAAAACACTATTTGTTCCCAAACCTCCAAAGACTTACGAATCAGAGTTAGATGAACAAATATTCTCAAAATTAAGTTTAACTTCTTTTATAGCGGTGCCTCTTGTTGTACAAAACGAAGTGATAGGAATTGCCTATTTTACATCTTACCAAAAACCAATGGAAGTAACTCGTGAAGTACTAAGACGTATATCTGGTTTTTGTGACCAAATCGCAGGTGCAATTCAAAATTCACTATTACTCCAATTAACGGAAGATGAACGAAAAAAATCGGAAAGAGCAAAAGCAGAAATTCAAAAAATGAATGAGTTTGCGAAAACGATAAACTCTCAAAATAACTTAGAAAATATTCTTGCCGAAATTTTTGGGTTCATTCGCAAGAATTATAAAATTGAAAACTGTGTATTGTATTTTCTCGACAAAGAATTCAATGAGTTTCGTTATTTAAACCATTCCGGCTTTGATTTGTTAAATGATGAAAATGTGAATTTTTTTAAAACCCTAAGGTTCCCTCTGAAAGAAGAAAGTGGATTTGTTTATAAATGTTACTTACGAAAAAGACATTTTTACATGAAACATATTCCCAAATCAATGCCTTATCAAATTGACAAACAAATTACTGAAAAATCTGGCATGAAGGGCTTTTTAATTTCTCCTTTAGTGAATAACGATGAAGTTGTGGCAATGGCCATGTATGGAATCAATGATGAAACCATCCATTTTACCAGTGAAGAAGTTGATTCCATCGTGGGTGTTTCGGAACACATAGCAAGTGCCATCAACAATCACTTTTTACTTAAAAAAATTGAAGAAGAAAAACAAAGATCCGACTCTCTTTTACTCAACATCCTCCCAAAAAACGTAGCAGAAGAACTGCAAAAGAAAGGAAGAGTAAATCCAGTTGAATTTGAAAATGTAACCTTACTCATGACAAGTTTTCCTGGTTTCTCTCAAATTACAGGACAACTCACACCAGAAGAATTGATTGAAGGTCTCGATTTATATTTCTCTCGATTTGATGAGATCATCAAAACAAAGGGAATGGAAAAATTAAGAATGACTGGGGATATGTATTTAGCTGCCGGTGGTTTACCTGTCGGGAATTTTACTCACGCAGTTGATGCTTGCCTTGCTGCCTTACAAATCAAAAACGAAGTGATTCGTATGATGGAAGATTTTAAAGACATTCCATTCAAACCAAATGGCATCACCATTGCAATTCACTCAGGGCCTGTTGTTGCGGGAGTGATTGGAAAATCAAAATTCAATTATGATGTTTGGGGAAAAACAGTTACACAAACACAAGCCATCAGACGTGGTGGAGTCGGCGTATCGATCAATATTTCACAAGAAACAATGGACAAAGTGAAACGATTGTTCCATATCGACAACCAAAGAATGATCAATACTTACGAAGGGGAACAATTCCCTATTTACGAATTGTTGGCATTAAAATCAGATTTAGCAGACGATTCAGGAATCCTTCCAAACGATAAATTTGAAAGGTTATATACCCAACAAAAACGGGGAGCAAAAATCCTAATCAAATGA
- a CDS encoding adenylate/guanylate cyclase domain-containing protein — protein sequence MIYVIYLIGFLFLGILYGITKLYKQNEENQNTVTVLKSKIQLLNEELEEKEKELLSTKTQSEEFSNKLVDSYGQLSDLDGLLREINSATDLKDVLRILGFYIREKFKVPHYLLYVYKKELDALEFFHSNFPEELSETVKLEIMGRTIPVSDSYVTTYAHAYVRKRKRSFYIEDFETYKTEGVELENKKSANLKSLLIVPLYLRNKFIGTLDLLDYSGIFLLNEQQLNQIKIIADYIAGTIETGYLLDELKTVNSKIQEEKENIESNRLKLENLHKFNRKINSYSEIEDITREVFSYLKANHRVELGFILLVDPKSNTLVPLMEGAEVFNKGLLVTNFLRTFRPKLIPSIGSLYRSYQKQKPIYLKKSSRWKELTPIDTSIVESFKLEIFGHVPLVVQGQTIGIVCVTRLTKENPWTQIEFQEIISFCEQVAGAIHNANLRRDLEKEREKTIHFIRNILPGDLADELIERGEVVPMEYESVSILFTDFKNFTKAAESLSPEDLIEQLDGCFSQFDDIAVRHNFEKLKTIGDSYMAAGGIPQGNFTHPVDACLFAMEIKSFMTQIRSFKQMLGQDFWEIRIGIHTGPVVAGVVGKSKFAYDVWGDAVNTASRMESSSDAGEINLSETTYDKVKRFFECEYRGKVKAKNKGEMGMYFLKRLRPEFSRDPEGMVPNQIFLDLYKNLQIGAKIIYRQTGS from the coding sequence ATGATCTATGTTATTTATCTGATTGGTTTTTTATTTTTAGGAATTCTATATGGAATCACTAAATTATACAAACAAAATGAAGAAAACCAAAATACCGTTACTGTTTTAAAATCCAAAATTCAATTGCTGAATGAGGAATTAGAAGAAAAAGAAAAAGAACTACTCTCAACAAAAACACAGTCAGAAGAATTTTCGAACAAACTTGTTGATTCTTATGGCCAACTTTCTGATCTCGATGGTCTCTTAAGAGAAATTAACTCAGCTACTGACTTAAAAGATGTTCTGAGAATACTTGGTTTTTACATCAGAGAGAAATTCAAAGTACCACATTATCTTTTATATGTTTATAAAAAAGAATTAGATGCCTTAGAGTTTTTTCACAGTAACTTTCCAGAAGAACTTTCAGAGACGGTAAAATTAGAGATCATGGGAAGGACTATCCCAGTTTCTGATTCTTATGTAACTACGTATGCACACGCGTATGTTCGAAAAAGAAAAAGAAGTTTTTATATTGAAGACTTTGAAACTTATAAAACAGAAGGTGTGGAACTTGAGAATAAAAAATCTGCAAATTTAAAATCACTTCTCATTGTCCCACTTTACCTACGTAATAAATTCATTGGAACTTTGGATTTATTAGATTATTCAGGTATATTTTTATTAAATGAACAACAACTCAACCAAATCAAAATCATAGCCGATTACATTGCAGGCACAATTGAAACCGGGTATCTTCTTGATGAGCTAAAAACAGTAAACTCCAAAATCCAAGAAGAAAAAGAGAATATAGAATCCAATCGTTTGAAACTGGAAAACCTTCACAAATTCAACCGAAAAATTAATTCCTATTCTGAAATCGAAGATATCACAAGGGAAGTTTTTAGTTATTTAAAAGCCAATCACCGTGTTGAATTAGGTTTTATCTTATTAGTAGATCCAAAATCCAATACATTAGTCCCTCTCATGGAAGGTGCTGAAGTCTTTAACAAAGGTTTACTCGTCACAAATTTTTTAAGAACATTCCGTCCGAAATTGATTCCATCTATCGGTTCCCTTTATCGGTCCTATCAAAAACAAAAACCTATTTATCTCAAAAAATCATCTCGATGGAAAGAACTAACACCAATCGATACCTCAATTGTTGAAAGTTTTAAATTAGAAATTTTTGGACATGTACCACTTGTTGTCCAAGGCCAAACCATTGGAATAGTATGTGTGACTCGCCTAACAAAAGAAAATCCTTGGACACAAATTGAATTCCAAGAAATCATTTCCTTTTGTGAACAAGTTGCGGGTGCAATACACAATGCAAATCTACGCCGAGATTTGGAAAAAGAGAGAGAAAAAACAATTCACTTCATTCGAAACATACTTCCTGGTGATTTAGCAGATGAACTCATTGAACGCGGAGAGGTTGTTCCTATGGAATACGAATCCGTAAGTATATTATTTACTGATTTCAAAAACTTCACTAAAGCAGCTGAATCATTGTCACCAGAAGATTTGATTGAACAATTAGATGGATGTTTTTCCCAATTTGATGATATAGCAGTAAGGCATAATTTTGAAAAATTAAAAACAATTGGGGATTCTTATATGGCTGCTGGTGGAATTCCACAAGGAAATTTCACTCACCCCGTAGATGCATGTTTGTTTGCCATGGAAATCAAATCATTTATGACACAAATTCGTTCCTTCAAACAAATGTTAGGCCAAGATTTCTGGGAAATTCGAATTGGTATCCACACGGGTCCTGTAGTAGCAGGTGTTGTTGGTAAATCAAAATTTGCTTATGATGTTTGGGGCGATGCAGTGAATACTGCAAGCAGGATGGAAAGTTCTAGTGATGCCGGTGAAATCAATTTATCAGAGACTACTTATGATAAAGTGAAACGATTTTTTGAATGTGAATATCGTGGTAAGGTCAAAGCAAAAAACAAAGGGGAAATGGGGATGTATTTCTTAAAACGTTTGCGCCCTGAATTTTCAAGAGATCCAGAAGGAATGGTTCCCAACCAAATCTTTTTAGATTTATATAAAAATTTGCAGATCGGTGCAAAAATCATCTACCGTCAAACTGGTTCTTGA